The Caulifigura coniformis genome includes a region encoding these proteins:
- a CDS encoding protein kinase domain-containing protein, which yields MPSDPPQRPVDGGEHGADKTFQMPLEAEGEGQVSPDPQAHEATIQEQPGGDSSFSSPESTISEAAPALRADATFQMPVDESAGEAPRDSRASESWHTQTVKLDADDGSRTIVTGIPDVEESSIDPAGRTFQESGSGSGVESAGRSDASQTVNLDSLDASERERIESGVTLGGQKSASGSTPFQLSRGMEGEMLLQPRQIGFIQNGAGQTADYLINKVLGEGGMGTVYLAEQLSLDRLIALKVIKPLPAADRAKLQSSNRLASAEKQRRDLFLSEALVTGALDHPNIVPIHDVGRADDGSPFYSMKRVEGQSWRNVLAKNSLDENLEILLKVSDAVGFAHARGVIHRDIKPENVMLGEFGVVMLMDWGLAIVTPTFPKYGSLRQASGFGGSPAYMAPEMVGRAEDLTPAADIYLLGASLYEIITGKAPHPRPGGELTGWASVRAYLDDVVKLNVIAPPEPRHQGELMDIALKAMATQPEYRYPTVKEFQRAIRGYRSHAESIALAARAHLDLEKAIQSQDYADFARSQFGYEEALEMWEGNVTAQAGLMVAKRHYAEAALAKQDFDLGLSLLDPGDHEHQPLIARLKEGQAERAGRERRLKIAYRTTMGLSLLLIAGGLFSLKLISDAATAREEAIAAFREKATAEKEAVAANEEKETAQREAAATVAAADERVKQAATEVATAEVRATQLEEQAVASSKKAEAAEQEAMLAVVARKEAVDAATAARSDAEQAQTLASKARKAADDASKLARSEEYVSQIGLARTRIEQNEFEDARRILEAIRERAPADKPMEWEWRWLWRQCHQSLGDARLSSGGADVTVQENGQAFVALDGGAAQPVSIANGLSVDGPALSPPAETRGQLAAVSPDGSLVAVAGADAAIHLFDAKDHAPQGILSGHQPGAAIRRLLFLPDGRLLSTSDDQTVRLWDPQTARELATGWHIAPVRDVAAVQTPAGLRVVTAVRDLRGGAVLVWNWTPADESRLQLRGEFREHAAPVTAVAVSRDGRLVASGDIRGRVLVWPADEVTRADTQDALRRAVRVMRSGAPDRSQDEARSIARELHEVRRSPGLALQSSSSTRPAHADEITRLEFNRSGDLLLSASADYTVKTWSIADGAVRRTLLGHGAGVTSAVFAENDSRIISTGADRSVRTWDVAANDLTPEFRADATSKLQAHFDEIWSASFDPTGKRILTAGRDHSARIIEFDSATSSFRNVGELVEEEGKPAAVDPSLVEGARWVAFSMAVRADARRLYVADTEGFIRVWDMERAVEVASIPHTGRNFALAISRDGKRLATGSEDSAIAARLWPLNENGAPTGDRPVDLIGPTGMLSAVAFSPDGKTVFTGTVKQTSGIGTLWDTETGRELTVVPRLRARVNAAVFSPSGDDLFVASDDSAVVQYNIPRGEVVRTFPLPGYVTDLSLSDDGQRLLTVSMLDAATGARSRLTLWTVPQSGEEPQAALLSESQFVKKNAPTADDEILSARFMPGGVTAVSVHRSHDRRVSQVRLWNLADAGKPVVERVLRIPTTIPAADLATVVRDPKSQTDKLLSLHLDSVFQWNLRTLTHELSFRQAAAITEAAFSPDGRWIATGSRSIVLWDTVSRKSIGKVESPHEGAVTTVHWDPSTPGRFASGGNDGKVRLWTMSADEAAPRAVATFDADSPVRRVRWSRNGRLLAVCDDGRARVWNVAQADQPAIVFSSGESSPLLSGAFSPRGDAILAGSGSGLAYVWKLDAGDRDRPWAVLRGHADAVEDVGFLANPEDPDGELRYLTASRDRSARLWSIVDVSGLSQEEPVRVREVLALRKHDLGVTAIQATPDGRTLMTASLDGRVILWPTGDDR from the coding sequence ATGCCGTCCGATCCTCCACAGCGACCTGTCGACGGCGGCGAACACGGCGCTGACAAGACGTTCCAGATGCCGCTGGAGGCCGAAGGAGAAGGCCAGGTTTCGCCTGATCCGCAGGCGCACGAGGCGACGATTCAGGAACAGCCGGGCGGCGATTCTTCCTTCAGCTCGCCCGAATCGACGATCAGCGAAGCCGCGCCGGCACTGCGTGCCGATGCGACGTTCCAGATGCCGGTCGATGAGTCGGCCGGAGAAGCGCCGCGCGACTCCAGGGCCTCCGAGAGCTGGCATACGCAGACGGTCAAACTCGACGCGGACGATGGATCGCGGACGATCGTGACAGGCATACCGGACGTCGAGGAGTCGTCGATCGATCCGGCCGGCCGGACGTTCCAGGAGTCCGGTTCCGGGTCGGGAGTGGAGTCTGCCGGTCGCTCGGACGCTTCGCAGACGGTGAACCTCGATTCGCTCGACGCGAGCGAACGCGAGCGGATCGAATCGGGGGTGACGCTCGGCGGACAGAAGTCAGCGTCCGGATCGACTCCGTTCCAGCTCTCCCGCGGCATGGAAGGAGAGATGCTGCTCCAGCCGCGGCAGATCGGGTTCATTCAGAACGGGGCGGGGCAGACTGCGGATTACCTGATCAACAAGGTGCTCGGCGAAGGGGGGATGGGGACCGTCTACCTGGCCGAGCAGTTGTCACTCGACCGGTTGATCGCGCTCAAAGTCATCAAGCCGCTGCCCGCGGCGGACCGGGCCAAGCTGCAATCGAGCAACCGGCTGGCGTCGGCCGAGAAGCAGCGTCGCGACCTGTTCCTCTCGGAGGCGCTCGTGACCGGAGCGCTCGACCATCCGAACATCGTTCCGATTCACGATGTGGGCCGGGCGGATGACGGGTCGCCGTTCTACTCGATGAAACGTGTGGAGGGGCAATCGTGGCGGAACGTGCTGGCGAAGAACTCTCTGGATGAGAATCTCGAGATCCTGCTGAAGGTGTCGGATGCTGTTGGATTCGCGCACGCCCGCGGAGTGATCCATCGCGACATCAAGCCCGAGAACGTGATGCTCGGCGAGTTCGGCGTCGTGATGCTGATGGACTGGGGGCTGGCGATTGTCACGCCCACGTTCCCGAAGTATGGATCGCTGCGGCAGGCGAGTGGCTTCGGCGGTTCCCCGGCCTATATGGCGCCGGAGATGGTGGGACGTGCGGAAGACCTGACTCCCGCGGCCGACATCTACCTGCTGGGCGCTTCGCTGTACGAGATCATCACGGGGAAGGCGCCGCATCCGCGTCCGGGCGGGGAACTGACGGGCTGGGCCAGCGTGCGGGCGTATCTCGATGACGTCGTGAAGCTGAACGTCATCGCTCCGCCGGAACCGCGTCACCAGGGCGAGTTGATGGACATCGCTCTCAAGGCGATGGCCACGCAGCCGGAATACCGTTACCCGACGGTGAAGGAGTTCCAGCGCGCGATTCGGGGTTACCGCTCCCATGCCGAAAGCATCGCGCTGGCGGCCCGTGCCCACCTCGATCTCGAGAAAGCGATTCAGTCGCAGGACTACGCCGATTTTGCCCGGTCGCAGTTCGGCTACGAAGAAGCGCTGGAGATGTGGGAGGGAAATGTCACGGCGCAGGCGGGGTTGATGGTGGCGAAGCGCCACTATGCCGAAGCGGCCCTGGCGAAACAGGATTTCGACCTGGGGCTGTCGCTGCTCGATCCGGGCGACCACGAACACCAGCCGTTGATCGCCAGGCTGAAAGAAGGCCAGGCGGAACGGGCCGGGCGCGAGCGGCGTCTCAAGATCGCTTACCGGACGACGATGGGGCTTTCGCTGCTGCTGATTGCGGGCGGCCTGTTTTCACTCAAGCTCATCAGCGATGCGGCGACGGCCCGTGAAGAGGCCATCGCGGCCTTCCGTGAGAAAGCGACGGCCGAGAAAGAAGCGGTCGCGGCGAACGAGGAAAAGGAGACTGCGCAGCGCGAGGCGGCCGCCACGGTGGCCGCGGCCGATGAACGCGTGAAGCAGGCGGCGACGGAAGTCGCGACGGCCGAGGTGCGGGCGACACAGCTCGAAGAGCAGGCGGTGGCGTCGTCGAAGAAGGCGGAGGCGGCGGAGCAGGAGGCGATGCTCGCCGTCGTTGCCCGGAAAGAGGCGGTGGACGCCGCGACGGCCGCCCGCAGCGATGCCGAACAGGCGCAGACGCTGGCGAGCAAGGCGCGGAAGGCGGCGGACGATGCGTCGAAGCTCGCACGCTCCGAAGAATACGTCTCGCAGATTGGCCTCGCCCGCACGCGAATCGAGCAGAACGAATTCGAAGACGCCCGCCGCATCCTGGAAGCGATCCGCGAGCGAGCTCCCGCGGACAAGCCGATGGAATGGGAATGGCGCTGGCTGTGGCGTCAATGTCATCAATCGCTCGGCGACGCCAGGCTCTCTTCCGGCGGCGCCGATGTCACGGTCCAGGAGAACGGCCAGGCGTTCGTGGCTCTCGACGGCGGCGCGGCGCAGCCCGTCAGCATCGCGAACGGTCTCTCGGTCGACGGGCCCGCCTTGAGCCCTCCCGCGGAGACGCGCGGCCAACTGGCTGCCGTTTCTCCGGATGGCTCGCTGGTGGCCGTCGCCGGCGCTGACGCAGCGATCCACCTGTTCGATGCAAAAGACCATGCCCCTCAGGGGATACTCAGCGGGCATCAGCCCGGAGCCGCCATTCGCCGGTTGCTGTTCCTTCCGGATGGGCGTCTGCTGAGCACGTCCGATGACCAGACGGTCCGGCTGTGGGATCCACAGACCGCCCGCGAACTGGCGACTGGCTGGCATATCGCTCCGGTTCGGGATGTCGCGGCTGTTCAGACACCGGCTGGCTTGCGGGTCGTCACGGCTGTTCGGGATCTTCGTGGCGGGGCAGTGCTGGTCTGGAACTGGACTCCTGCCGACGAATCGCGGCTGCAGCTGCGAGGCGAGTTCCGGGAACATGCCGCCCCGGTCACGGCCGTGGCTGTTTCGCGGGATGGTCGGCTGGTCGCCAGCGGCGACATCCGGGGGCGGGTGCTGGTGTGGCCGGCCGATGAAGTGACCCGGGCCGATACGCAGGATGCTCTGCGCCGCGCTGTTCGCGTGATGCGGAGCGGCGCGCCGGACCGGAGCCAGGACGAAGCCCGTTCCATCGCCAGGGAACTTCACGAGGTCCGCAGGTCGCCGGGGCTGGCGCTTCAGTCGTCGTCGTCGACCCGGCCGGCCCATGCGGATGAAATCACGCGGCTCGAGTTCAATCGGTCGGGTGACCTGCTCCTGAGCGCGTCGGCCGACTACACGGTCAAGACCTGGAGCATTGCGGACGGCGCGGTGCGCAGGACTCTTCTCGGACATGGGGCGGGAGTCACGAGCGCGGTGTTCGCGGAGAACGATTCGAGGATCATCAGCACCGGCGCCGATCGATCGGTGCGGACGTGGGACGTTGCCGCGAACGACCTCACTCCAGAGTTCCGCGCCGATGCCACCTCGAAGCTCCAGGCGCATTTCGACGAAATCTGGTCGGCCTCCTTCGACCCGACCGGCAAGCGCATTCTCACTGCGGGGCGCGACCATTCCGCCCGGATCATCGAGTTCGATTCTGCGACCTCATCCTTCAGGAATGTCGGAGAGCTGGTCGAAGAGGAAGGGAAGCCTGCGGCCGTCGATCCCTCGCTCGTCGAGGGAGCGCGTTGGGTGGCGTTCAGCATGGCCGTGCGGGCGGATGCCCGCCGGCTGTATGTGGCGGACACGGAAGGCTTCATCCGTGTGTGGGACATGGAGCGGGCGGTCGAAGTCGCGTCGATCCCTCACACCGGCCGCAACTTCGCCCTGGCGATTTCACGGGATGGCAAGCGTCTGGCGACCGGTTCAGAAGACTCGGCCATCGCTGCTCGCCTGTGGCCGCTCAACGAGAACGGAGCGCCGACGGGTGACAGGCCTGTCGATCTCATCGGCCCGACGGGAATGCTGAGCGCCGTTGCGTTCTCTCCAGATGGGAAGACCGTCTTCACCGGGACAGTCAAACAGACGTCGGGCATCGGCACGCTCTGGGATACCGAGACAGGCCGCGAACTTACCGTCGTTCCCCGCCTTCGGGCGCGCGTGAACGCGGCCGTGTTTTCGCCCTCGGGCGACGACCTGTTCGTCGCATCCGACGACTCGGCCGTCGTGCAGTACAACATCCCCCGCGGGGAAGTCGTGCGGACCTTCCCCCTGCCAGGGTACGTGACGGATCTTTCCCTCAGTGACGACGGCCAGCGGCTGCTGACGGTCAGCATGCTCGATGCGGCGACTGGCGCGCGTTCGCGGCTGACCCTGTGGACCGTTCCGCAGTCGGGCGAGGAGCCCCAGGCCGCTCTGCTGTCGGAATCGCAGTTCGTGAAGAAGAACGCGCCGACGGCCGACGATGAGATTCTCTCGGCCCGGTTCATGCCCGGGGGAGTGACGGCGGTCTCCGTCCACCGTTCACACGATCGGCGCGTGAGCCAGGTGCGGCTCTGGAATCTCGCGGATGCCGGCAAGCCTGTCGTCGAGCGCGTGCTGCGCATTCCGACGACGATTCCCGCGGCCGACCTCGCGACGGTGGTCCGCGATCCGAAGTCGCAGACCGACAAGCTGCTGTCGCTGCATCTCGATTCCGTGTTCCAGTGGAACCTGAGAACGCTGACGCACGAGTTGAGCTTCCGGCAGGCCGCGGCGATTACAGAAGCGGCCTTCTCACCGGACGGCCGCTGGATTGCGACGGGAAGCCGGTCGATCGTTCTGTGGGACACCGTCTCGCGGAAGTCGATCGGCAAGGTGGAGTCTCCTCACGAGGGTGCGGTCACGACGGTTCACTGGGATCCCTCCACTCCCGGCCGTTTCGCCAGCGGAGGAAACGACGGCAAGGTGCGGTTGTGGACAATGTCGGCGGATGAGGCGGCGCCAAGGGCGGTCGCGACATTCGATGCAGACTCGCCGGTGCGGCGGGTCCGCTGGTCGCGTAACGGGCGGTTGCTGGCGGTCTGCGATGATGGACGGGCCCGCGTGTGGAACGTCGCCCAGGCCGATCAACCCGCGATTGTTTTCTCCTCTGGCGAGTCGTCCCCACTGCTGTCCGGCGCATTCTCACCGCGTGGCGACGCCATTCTCGCCGGCAGCGGATCGGGTCTGGCGTACGTCTGGAAGCTGGACGCCGGAGACCGTGACCGGCCCTGGGCCGTGCTTCGCGGGCATGCGGATGCGGTCGAGGATGTGGGCTTCCTGGCGAATCCGGAAGATCCCGACGGAGAACTGCGGTACCTGACGGCGAGCCGCGACCGTTCGGCCCGGCTGTGGTCGATTGTCGATGTGAGCGGCCTGTCGCAGGAGGAGCCGGTGCGTGTCCGGGAAGTGCTTGCCCTGCGAAAGCACGACCTCGGTGTCACGGCGATCCAGGCAACACCGGATGGACGAACCCTGATGACGGCCAGCCTCGATGGCCGCGTCATCCTGTGGCCCACCGGCGACGATCGCTGA
- a CDS encoding site-2 protease family protein: protein MTDSVRWRLRPDLLWETVHTASGLMHVVKDPVAGRFFHFDPREFAILRLLDEERTPGDMLAAVRQSRPDEFFSTEALLRFLAEARRSGLLLLRGGRSVAEVDGAPRSRRFWSALSWKLPLFNPAGLIAALRPLCAALLSPLAIALWMIALLSAVGLMITRFDDVAARWPAAEAWSTPSMAVTIVVVLLACKIVHELAHALVADRFGVRVQECGVMLFYFMPCFYCDVSDAWLLRSARKRILISAAGMLAELGLAAVAAWLWWFSHPGPIQSICLAVMATCSINTLLINGNPLLRFDGYFVLVDLLGLPNLASRGAAWWNAAWERAVYAIPRDVGTDRENLALATYGAASFAYRLIVLAGMLWAIHAILDARGAGALSAVLAMVVAAGLVQGGARFALRPLRDSLLRRTVRPSRTAATMVVLAGLFSLAAFIPLPQSVQADFVVEPASSQSVFIQTPGILRSLLPAGTAVKTGEIIAVLEDFETTRRLAELESRKVVAERRLESARVRRTVEEQAGREIPALVESLAAIEERLLLARRTARELQVASPCDGILLPPPNSPRTPSRRQDTTYWRGTPFDAENLGCTLRQGTCLAIVSSSRAISATACVSQRKIELVRSAQNVRLAIDGMAGDARTGIVEEISPAPIEELPRELVATRRTPTMPSPDRSSATPLEPMYRVRIRLDDPSLRTAIGSLGTARITCDRASIAARTLSLLAETFRIDL, encoded by the coding sequence ATGACAGACTCCGTCCGCTGGCGACTGAGACCCGACCTGCTGTGGGAAACTGTCCACACGGCCTCCGGGTTGATGCACGTGGTCAAAGATCCCGTGGCCGGCCGCTTCTTCCACTTCGATCCCCGGGAGTTCGCGATCCTCAGGCTGCTGGATGAGGAGCGGACGCCGGGCGACATGCTGGCTGCGGTTCGCCAGTCGCGGCCGGATGAGTTCTTCTCAACCGAGGCCCTCCTGCGGTTCCTGGCGGAAGCGCGCCGCAGCGGTCTGCTGCTGCTTCGGGGAGGGAGGAGCGTCGCGGAAGTCGACGGCGCACCTCGTTCACGCCGCTTCTGGTCGGCCCTTTCGTGGAAGCTGCCGCTGTTCAATCCGGCCGGACTGATTGCCGCGCTGCGCCCTCTTTGCGCTGCATTGCTTTCACCGCTGGCGATTGCGCTCTGGATGATCGCCCTGCTTTCCGCCGTGGGACTCATGATCACTCGGTTTGACGACGTGGCCGCACGCTGGCCCGCGGCCGAGGCGTGGAGCACGCCCTCGATGGCAGTCACAATTGTCGTGGTCCTCCTCGCCTGCAAAATCGTGCATGAACTCGCGCACGCACTGGTGGCCGACCGCTTCGGGGTCCGCGTGCAGGAATGCGGAGTCATGCTGTTCTATTTCATGCCCTGTTTTTATTGCGACGTTTCGGACGCCTGGCTGCTGCGCTCGGCTCGAAAGCGAATTCTCATCTCGGCCGCCGGCATGCTCGCGGAACTCGGCCTGGCCGCCGTGGCGGCGTGGCTGTGGTGGTTCAGTCATCCCGGGCCCATTCAGTCGATCTGCCTGGCGGTCATGGCGACCTGTTCGATCAACACGCTGCTGATTAACGGCAACCCGCTGCTGCGGTTCGATGGTTACTTCGTGCTGGTCGACCTCCTTGGCCTGCCCAATCTCGCTTCGCGCGGTGCGGCCTGGTGGAACGCCGCGTGGGAGCGAGCGGTTTACGCAATTCCTCGTGACGTCGGCACTGACCGTGAGAACCTGGCCCTCGCAACGTACGGCGCGGCTTCGTTCGCCTATCGACTGATCGTCCTGGCGGGCATGCTCTGGGCCATTCATGCCATCCTGGATGCCCGCGGTGCAGGAGCCTTGTCGGCCGTGCTCGCGATGGTCGTCGCGGCGGGCCTCGTCCAGGGCGGCGCCCGGTTCGCGCTCAGGCCGTTGCGCGATTCTCTCCTCCGCCGCACCGTTCGGCCTTCGCGCACCGCTGCGACGATGGTCGTGCTCGCAGGCCTCTTCTCGCTGGCGGCGTTCATCCCCCTTCCGCAAAGCGTGCAGGCCGACTTTGTCGTCGAACCTGCCTCGTCGCAATCCGTCTTCATCCAGACGCCAGGTATCCTGCGCTCGTTGCTGCCGGCGGGAACCGCCGTGAAGACCGGCGAAATCATCGCCGTCCTCGAAGACTTTGAAACGACGCGTCGACTCGCCGAACTGGAATCCCGAAAAGTGGTCGCGGAACGTCGGCTTGAGTCGGCCCGCGTCCGCCGAACCGTTGAGGAACAGGCCGGACGAGAGATTCCGGCTCTGGTCGAGTCGCTGGCCGCCATCGAAGAGCGGCTGCTCCTCGCCCGTCGCACCGCCCGGGAACTGCAGGTCGCAAGCCCCTGCGACGGCATTCTCCTCCCCCCGCCGAATTCGCCGCGAACTCCCTCGCGACGGCAGGATACGACGTATTGGCGCGGCACGCCGTTCGATGCCGAGAACCTCGGCTGTACCCTCCGGCAGGGAACCTGTCTGGCAATTGTCAGCTCGTCACGAGCGATCTCCGCCACGGCCTGCGTCAGCCAGCGAAAGATCGAACTGGTCAGAAGCGCCCAGAACGTCCGGCTCGCGATCGACGGCATGGCGGGCGACGCTCGAACAGGAATTGTCGAAGAGATCTCGCCCGCGCCAATTGAGGAGCTTCCCCGCGAACTGGTGGCGACGCGACGGACCCCGACCATGCCCTCCCCGGACCGCTCTTCGGCCACACCGCTCGAGCCGATGTACCGCGTTCGCATCCGCCTCGACGATCCGTCGCTGCGGACTGCGATCGGGTCACTGGGAACAGCCCGCATCACCTGCGATCGGGCTTCGATCGCGGCGCGGACGCTGTCGCTCCTTGCGGAAACGTTTCGCATCGACCTGTAG
- a CDS encoding HlyD family secretion protein, with product MRWQAFLILLLLPGLTRADDLVVERAVLSLIEHADVPAEQAGRIDKLLVREGEVVLPGQALVQLDDREARLAGARARLELESARFLAADKSHLLAALKAAEKQKQIAVEQQIEFDVAQSEALNDVAVRAAAKSRDVADNEYQRAQRSREASKNSVSESTLDGLRLELEKATLAHEQTEFQLSVLKLKLEAKKASMRTQGLAVEEAELAVQEAQAQLELAGLQAELKRNNVDAAALNFAQRAAVSPIEGVVVELPRRAGEWVQPGDKVARVIRLNRLRAEGFLPLAAASGSLVGRNAIVDVSRSDEGVRSLDGRITFVSPDVDPINQEVRVWVEFDNPEGTLLPGLRATIRVPGVDASKAR from the coding sequence ATGCGGTGGCAAGCGTTTCTGATCCTGCTCCTCCTGCCGGGACTCACCCGCGCCGACGATCTTGTCGTCGAACGCGCTGTCCTTTCGCTCATCGAGCATGCCGATGTCCCCGCCGAGCAGGCCGGACGAATCGACAAGCTCCTCGTGCGGGAAGGCGAAGTCGTCCTCCCTGGCCAGGCGCTCGTCCAGCTCGACGACCGCGAAGCGCGGCTTGCCGGCGCGCGGGCCCGGCTCGAGTTGGAATCGGCCCGCTTCCTGGCCGCGGACAAGAGCCACCTGCTTGCAGCCCTCAAAGCCGCCGAGAAGCAGAAACAGATCGCCGTCGAACAGCAGATCGAGTTCGACGTCGCCCAGAGCGAGGCGCTCAACGACGTCGCCGTCCGCGCCGCCGCGAAATCACGCGACGTGGCCGACAACGAATACCAGCGGGCGCAGCGTTCCCGCGAGGCCTCGAAAAACAGCGTCTCCGAATCGACGCTCGATGGCCTGCGACTTGAACTGGAAAAGGCGACCCTCGCCCACGAGCAGACGGAATTCCAGTTGTCGGTGCTCAAGCTGAAGCTGGAAGCGAAGAAAGCTTCGATGCGGACCCAGGGCCTGGCGGTCGAGGAGGCGGAATTGGCGGTGCAGGAAGCGCAGGCACAGCTCGAACTGGCCGGCCTGCAGGCGGAACTGAAACGCAACAACGTCGATGCGGCCGCGCTGAACTTCGCTCAGCGCGCCGCCGTTTCGCCGATTGAAGGCGTCGTCGTCGAGCTTCCCCGGCGCGCGGGTGAATGGGTGCAGCCGGGCGACAAGGTGGCCCGCGTCATCCGCCTCAATCGCCTGCGTGCAGAAGGCTTCCTGCCCCTCGCCGCAGCCAGCGGTTCACTCGTCGGCCGGAACGCGATCGTCGACGTCAGCCGCTCGGACGAGGGAGTCCGTTCGCTCGACGGGCGGATCACCTTCGTCTCGCCCGATGTCGACCCGATCAACCAGGAAGTCCGCGTCTGGGTCGAGTTCGACAACCCGGAAGGGACACTCCTCCCCGGACTGCGGGCGACGATCCGCGTCCCCGGCGTCGATGCCTCGAAGGCCCGTTAG
- a CDS encoding cation:proton antiporter — MESVTASLVAVLVLGTGAQWLAWRLKLPSILVLLVFGFVAGPLTHLLKPDEFAGDALFPIVSLSVALILFEGGLSLKWSELRSIGKVLLGLLTIGVAVTWILATAGAWWILGMSSSVALLLGAILVVTGPTVIGPLLREIRPTGAVGPIAKWEGIVVDPIGAVLAVLVFEAIQHGEHTGLLDLGLASMRDSIATLAVGAGLGAAAAWLLTECLRRHQIPDALENPVALTLVLAAFVASNALREESGLLTVTVMGVILANQSKIAVAHVLEFKENLRVVLIGSLFIVLAARLRLEQFASVAWSNLAFVIWLILVVRPAAVWLSTLRSDLTIAERCFLAWFAPRGIVAAAVSSVFALKLGSAANGLVETTFLVVVCTVAVYGLSAPWLARRLGFASAHAQGLLIVGAHEFSRELATVVRDAGIPVLLVDTNRSNVHAARMANLPTFQGNALAEGIIDDLNLGGLGRMLALTDNDEVNTLAAQRFAEVFGRSNVFQLIPESERDEKTKSAGRLTTGRFLFGEHCTYDDLVDRHRGGAKLKKTRLSESFDFEDLRRQHGSSAVPLFIITEKAELRIATPGSPLNPKPGEQLVSLVSSTQAQT; from the coding sequence ATGGAGAGCGTGACAGCGTCATTGGTCGCCGTTCTGGTCCTCGGAACGGGGGCTCAGTGGCTGGCGTGGCGGCTGAAGCTGCCCTCAATTCTGGTGTTGCTCGTGTTCGGGTTTGTCGCAGGGCCGCTGACGCACCTGCTCAAGCCCGATGAGTTCGCGGGCGATGCACTCTTCCCGATCGTCTCGCTCTCTGTCGCCCTGATCCTGTTCGAAGGAGGACTCAGCCTCAAATGGTCTGAACTCCGTTCGATTGGGAAGGTTCTGCTCGGGCTGTTGACCATCGGCGTGGCCGTCACCTGGATCCTGGCGACAGCCGGGGCCTGGTGGATCCTCGGCATGAGTTCCTCCGTCGCGCTGCTCCTGGGGGCGATCCTCGTTGTGACCGGCCCGACCGTCATCGGGCCGCTGCTTCGCGAGATCAGGCCGACCGGCGCCGTCGGCCCGATCGCCAAGTGGGAAGGAATCGTCGTCGATCCCATCGGCGCTGTGTTGGCCGTCCTCGTCTTCGAGGCAATTCAGCACGGCGAGCACACCGGGCTTCTGGATCTGGGACTCGCCTCCATGCGAGATTCCATCGCGACCCTCGCGGTCGGCGCGGGGCTCGGCGCCGCGGCCGCCTGGCTGCTCACGGAATGCCTGAGACGCCACCAGATTCCCGACGCGCTCGAAAACCCCGTCGCCCTGACGCTCGTCCTCGCCGCATTCGTCGCATCCAACGCTCTCCGGGAAGAATCGGGCCTGCTCACGGTCACCGTCATGGGCGTCATCCTCGCCAATCAGTCGAAGATCGCCGTCGCCCACGTCCTCGAGTTCAAGGAAAACCTCCGTGTCGTATTGATCGGCAGCCTGTTCATCGTCCTCGCCGCCCGCCTCCGACTCGAGCAGTTCGCCAGTGTCGCCTGGAGCAACCTCGCGTTCGTGATCTGGCTCATCCTCGTCGTGCGGCCTGCGGCAGTCTGGCTGTCCACGCTCCGCAGCGACCTGACCATTGCCGAGAGGTGCTTCCTCGCCTGGTTCGCGCCCCGCGGGATCGTCGCCGCCGCGGTCTCGTCCGTGTTCGCCCTCAAGCTCGGATCCGCGGCCAACGGCCTGGTGGAAACGACATTCCTGGTCGTCGTCTGCACCGTCGCCGTCTACGGACTCAGCGCCCCCTGGCTCGCCCGGCGGCTGGGGTTCGCCTCTGCCCACGCGCAAGGACTTCTCATCGTCGGCGCGCACGAATTCTCCCGCGAACTGGCGACCGTCGTCCGGGACGCCGGCATCCCCGTCCTCCTCGTCGATACAAACCGTAGTAACGTGCACGCGGCCCGAATGGCGAACCTGCCCACCTTTCAGGGCAACGCCCTCGCTGAAGGAATCATCGACGACCTCAACCTCGGTGGGCTCGGCCGGATGCTCGCCCTGACGGATAACGACGAGGTCAACACGCTCGCCGCACAACGATTCGCCGAAGTCTTTGGCCGATCGAACGTCTTCCAGCTCATTCCCGAATCCGAACGCGATGAAAAGACGAAATCGGCCGGCCGCCTGACGACCGGCCGATTCCTGTTCGGAGAGCACTGCACGTATGACGATCTTGTCGACCGGCACCGCGGCGGCGCGAAACTCAAGAAGACGCGCCTCAGCGAATCGTTCGATTTCGAAGACCTCCGTCGTCAGCATGGATCGAGCGCAGTGCCCCTCTTCATCATCACCGAGAAAGCCGAGCTTCGCATCGCAACTCCCGGCTCGCCGCTCAATCCCAAGCCAGGCGAGCAACTCGTCAGCCTCGTGTCCTCGACGCAAGCACAGACCTGA